The DNA window CCTTAAACAGGCTCGTTTCTGGCGCTGGAGACATCAAACTTACTAAAGACGGCAATGTGCTGCTTCACGAAATGGTGAGAGGTGCTCTGGGCTAGGTCAGAAAGGTCTTGATTTTCCGTAGAATGTTTTCTCTGTAGAAAGATTTGCAGTGTCCATTTTTAAGGTAGGAGAACATTCAGAAGTTGCATGTAATCAGTGATAGTACTCAGTGCCCGGAGTCTGACAGTCCTGCCTTTGAATCCCTGCTTTTTTGCCATTCACAGTCTGGGCTAAAGGACTAATTGTATattaaagttaattattttaaaatttgaaaaattaagagaGGTTGACACAATTACATGGGCAAAAATGCATgaggattatttttcttctttttttttttttttttttaatttttatcagacgaagtctcgctctgtcgactagcctggagtccagtggcacaatctcagctcactgcaacctccgcctcccgggttcaagcgattcttctgtctcagtctcccaagtagctaggactataggctcGCGCCACTACgccgagttaatttttgtatttttagtagagacaggatttcaccgtgttggccaggctggtcttgaacgcctgacttCAGGTTATCCCCCCGCATCAGCCGCCCAAAGATTACCAGGCCCGTGCCCAGCcgggttttctctttttaaaacagcaGTTTCTCTGTTAGGTCTCATCTCTATCTCCAACTGGAGGGGAGAGAAATCTGTCTCTTTGCAAGCCTTAGGGATGGAGAATATGAGATTATTGAGGGGAGTATGCGTTTTACTCCTCCCTAAATTCCCAAAACTTAGCAGTTCAAatccaagaaaaggaaatgatttcCTGCTGATTTGAGTTCAGAATAATATGTAGGATTTTGCTAGTGGTATACCATGCCATCAACATTCAGATGAAATATCTTTAGTAAGGACTTGTTAACCTAGGaggtgtagtttttgtttttagtgggcTCACTGGTGGCCCGTGTTAGAAAAGTGGAGCCATAGTTAAACTTGACGTCAGAATTGtttgggggctgggtgtggtggctcatggttgtagtcccagcactttggaaggctgaggtaggtggatcatttgaggccaggagttcacgaccagccctggccaacatggttaaaactCCgactcaactaaaaatacaaaaattagccggacgtggtcctgcacgcctgtggtcctgcacgcctgtagtcctagctgcttcggaggctaatgcaggagaatcgatcgcttaaacctgggagactgaggtttcagtgagccgagattgtgccactgcactccagcgtaggtgacagagtaaggcttctccaaaacaaaacaaaacaaaacaaaaaattatttgggttttAGTGTGTGAGAAATACAGCGTAAGTAGAGAGAAGCACATTGAACATTtacaatttaagaaataattttataaaatggacaCACACAACCACCACTGTAGCCAATAAATAAATTGTTGCTACCACCTCAGAAGTCTCCTCCCATTGGAACCTCTCTCCAGTCTCCAGAAGtctgtttttcaattttctttgaaaaaattacaaacctacaaaaataattataatgtgtGTGCCCTTTAGGAGATACCTGGCTTATTCTCACTAGAGCCCTACACTTGCCATAAAGAGGCAAGGATGTACAATTATGTTTTACTGTTAACTGGTAGCTCTGTCATCTTGAGTAAACTTTTACTGAGCCTcaagcttcctcatctgtaaagtagagaTAACCTGGGAAATAAATTACACATGAAAACGTTTCAATCATTGTAATTGCATGTGCATGATAGCTAATCGAAGTAATTTGTAGCCAAACATTTGGGTAGCTTTTTCAAGTAGATAGCACTGAAAGAGGCGCTTCCTGCATTTTGTTTGTGGTATATTTAGACTGCTTCATATTGTTTTAAGTGATTCATTGTTTTTCTACTTTCAGCAAATTCAACACCCAACAGCTTCCTTAATAGCAAAGGTAGCAACAGCCCAGGATGATATAACTGGTGATGGTACGACTTCCAATGTCCTAATCATTGGAGAGCTACTGAAACAGGCGGATCTCTACATTTCCGAAGTATGCACAACTCTtgtttctgtaatattttattgtatataggAAGTGTCTGATATTTATACAAATTGATGTGTTGTTAATAGTAGCTGAGGCCATACAGTAGAATTAGGGGGCTTAAATCTGGGTCTTTATCCTGGTCTAAAACAAATTGTGCCCTTCGGCAGGTTATGGAACCTTTCTTggcctgaaaataattttgtaatcaaGTTGCATGGCCTGTGTGATTTGTATCTGTCTTTAGATTGATAATTGAGATCTAAAAATGGAATGTTTAGGACTAGGCATATTTGTTAGGAAAAAGGCAACCAAAAGTTTATATTTGGATAAATTCCACTTTTTTAGCCCTGACTAGTTCCAAGATTAAAGCAAACCTCAGTGAATATGAATGTATTGTCAGAATTTCCTGGAAAAAGAGAGTAGACCGTCTTTATTAGTAAATGATGTGAGTTAGTTTGAGATTACCTATAGAAAAGATAGAatagtccaggcgcggtggctcacgcccgtaatcccagcactttgagaggccgagatgggcggatcacctgaggtcgggagttcaagaccagtctgaccaacatggagaaaccctgtctctactaaaaatacaaaaattagctgggtgtggtggtgcatgcctgtaatcccagctacttgggaggctgaggcaggagaattgcttgaacccaggaggcggaggttgtggtgaatcgagattgcgccattgtactctagcctggacaacaagtgcaaaactccgtctcaaaagaaagaaaaaagatagaataATGCTACCATCTGTGAGTTGTTGAGACACAGTGTTGGTTTTGAAATGATTCAGAGTGGTTTGCACAGTGAACACCCAAGTGTGCTTTATAGTTCCCTTGGCTTTGACCCTGTGCTAGAGCATTACCTGTTCTTCTCCTCTGCATTGAAAGgaatatttgtccttttaaatgtattcagaAAGCCAGCACATTATATTACCTCATGTTCAAAGGTATGGTGATCCAGAATACCCCTTCAAGAATTACCTGAACTTTATTTATCATGAACTATGGTTGCACCTAATTGAAGATGCAAGTGTTAATGTGTGTTTATTGTAGGGCCTTCATCCCAGAATAATCACTGAAGGATTTGAAGCTGCAAAGGAAAAGGCCCTTCAGTTTTTGGAAGAAGTCAaagtaagcagagagatggacaGGGAAACACTTATAGATGTGGCCAGAACATCTCTTCGTACTAAAGTTCATGCTGAACTTGCAGACGTCTTAACAGAGGTATGTATTAAATTTTGTCTGTGTCTGGTATAGTACACCTATATAGAAAATCTCTGATAGTAGAAACATGAGTATAATTACTAATTTCAATTACAGGGTGCTGTGTAGGTTCATTTTTGTGGCAATGATAACTGATCTGTGTCTCTAAAAACGAGGAAATTCAAATAATACCTAACCAggttataaaagtaaaattgaagCTTTCATTAAAAggtttataaaatggagatttttttaTTAGAAAGCTTCCAGTTaccagtatttttaataaaaacaggaGGAATGTTAAAATGTTCAGGAATGTTAATGTTAATTAATGTTTGGGAATTACAGATTGAGATTTCAGAAATGTAAATGACTTCAGCTGTTGCTGTTTACATATAATGTACTCTGCTCGTAGAAAAAGACTTAGTGTAGAATTGTAAAATGAAACTGTCTACTTTAGCCTTCTGAAAAACAACATGTTTCTGCTGCAAATTGAATTTGCTTAATGGTTATGCTCCTCCAATTGCAGGCTGTAGTGGACTCCATTTTGGCCATTAAAAAACAAGATGAACCTATTGATCTCTTCATGATTGAGATCATGGAGATGAAACATAAATCTGAAACTGATACAAGGTAGGTGATAGAAGACAGTGAAATACtaatgggcatggtggctcacacttgtaatcccagcactttgggaggctgtggcaggcaaatcacctcaggtcaggaggtccagaccagcctggccaacatggggaaaccccgtctctattaaaattacaaaaattagcctggcatggtggtgggcacctgtaatctcagctactcgggaggctgaggcagcagaatcgcttgaacctgggaggtggaggttgcagtgagctgaaaccgcaccattgcactccagcctgggtgacaagagcgaaactctgtcttattaaaaaaaaaaaaataaactgtgtttAGAAATTTAGGGGTGCTTTGTACAATATAGatagttggcttttttttttttttttttttggagatggagtctgtctttgtcacccaggctggagtgcagtggcgtgatctcagctcactgcaagctccgtctcccgggttcctgccattttcctgcctcagcctcccgagtagctgggaccacaggcgcccgcccctacgcctggctaatttttgtatttgtagtagagacggggtttcaccgtgtcagccaggatgatctcgatctcctgacctcgtgatccgcccgcctcggcctcccaaagtgctgggattacaggcatgagatggcaattttaaaaatatctttggatATAAAATGTTGTATATTTACCTGAAGATATAAGTTGGATAAATTGCCAGGTGAATATTGTCTTTACTTTTAGTAATATTTTCTCCTGAAATAAGGTGAATGTTGTGTTTATGGTTAGAATGATTCTGAAAAGTGAACAACAGTCATTTGGCATTTATTAAATTGCTGTATACAAAGCATGAGAATTAGTAgaggaattgaaaaaaaatttttttcaaagacttAGAAAACATGTTGTtttcccgtgtgtgtgtgtgtgtgtgtgtgtgtgtgtgtgtgtgtgtgtgtaaggaattgagtctccctatgttgcctgggtgtgtgtgtgtgtgagtaagTAAGTAAGGAAttgagtctccctatgttgcctgggcAGGTTTTAAATTCCTGCGATTAAGGTGTCCTCTCACTTTTgcctccctaagtactgggattacaggtgcttggtagaaaacatgtttttaaaggaCAGCCTACCAGTGAGACTATCTCTGCAGACTTTTCTGTACAGCATAGGATCTTCAAGTAATTCAAGAACtaggctggccacggtggctcatgcctgtaatcccagcactttgggaggccaaggcgggtggatcacgaggtcaggagatcgaaatcatcctggctaacacggtgaaaccccgtctctactaaaaatacaaaaaaattagccgggcatggtggtgggcgcctgtagtcccagctactcaggaggctgaggcaggagaatggtgtgaacccaggaggtggagcttgcagtgagccaagatggcaccactacactccagcctgggcaacggagcgagactccatctcaaaaataaaaacaaaagaaaaatatgtgactGCATGAAATATCAATACCTTCTCATTTCAGTGTTTAACATGTTAAACACCCATCTGAAAATCAATAACcataattttgtgtgtgtttgaacaGCTTAATCAGAGGGCTTGTTTTGGACCATGGAGCACGGCATCCTGATATGAAGAAAAGGGTGGAGGATGCATACATTCTCACTTGTAACGTGTCATTAGAGTATGAAAAAACGTAAGTTTATAGCCTCTTAACAGTGAAATGGAGAAGCTTCGTATTTTAGGCGAGTTACTTTTTTGTGAAACTTTGTTTCCCACTGTAAGGGCAATAATGCTCAAATTGGTTTGGGGGAGCTATAGGAAACAGTCTCTGAAGATGTATAAGGGGCAGGATTGGAGCTCAGTGAGGATTGGAGCTCAGTGAACTGTTAAATCTTAGGACTAATCCAGTTTCAGAAGCTACTTTCTTAATGTTTCCCTgctttctgtaacttttttttttttttcttaatagagaaGTGAATTCTGGCTTTTTTTACAAGagtgcagaagagagagaaaaactcgtgaaagctgaaagaaaattcattgaagatagagttaaaaaaataatagaactgAAAAGGAAAGTCTGTGGCGATTCAGATAAAGGATTTGTTGTTATTAATCAAAAGGTGAGAATGAAAACCCAATGTATAAACTAAATAGTATGTATCATCCTTTTCACTTTTAAGGTGAAAGatgttgaaattaatttttatttttgttataggGAATTGACCCCTTTTCCTTAGATGcactttcaaaagaaggcatagtCGCTCTGCGCAGAGCTAAAAGGAGAAATATGGAGAGGTATCCGAGTAATTTGACTTTTACTCATTTTGCAAGTGAATCGGGATTATTTCTTTtcccttatattttattttcggGTTTTTCAACTGTATTGTTAATTGGCATTAACTATATTCACATTGTGCACCCCGTCAGCACCGTCCATCTCTAGGACTTTTTTCATCATCACAAACTGAAACTGTATACCCATTAAATAGttactccccatttctccctcccccttGCCCCTTGTgaacattattttactttttgtctctGAATTCAGTATACTTTCACCCAAAGAGCTCACCacaataaaaagctttttttaaaaaatttttttaataattttttgagacagtcttgctctgttttgcagtggcatgatcttggttaaTTGCgacttccacttcctgggttcataggattctcagcctcccaagtagctgggattacgggtgtctgccaccatgcccactgaattgttttgtgtttttttagtagagatggggttttgccatgttagctaggctggtctcaaactcctggcctcaagtgatccacccacctcaacctcccaaagtgttgggattacaggtgcgagccaccatgcttggataATAAAGAGCTCTTGTCCACCTTTAGATTTTATTTGCTAACTTGCTGAGAGTGGTTTAAATGGAGGGTTAAGAGAAAAGACTAGTTTTTAGCTGGTTGATGGCAAATGGAAAGGCTTAgattaaagtacattttaaaatttaattatgtgTGTAATTCTGAAAAATTCCTTCCTAAAAATTACTGGTCTTATCTTTGAAATTCACTGGTAACATTGCTTATCCATCTCCCTTAAAATGCTATTTCAGGCTGACTCTTGCTTGTGGTGGGGTAGCCCTGAATTCTTTTGACGACCTAAGTCCTGACTGCTTGGGACATGCAGGACTTGTCTATGAGTATACATTGGTAAgtgtattttcttctgaaaggGAATAGAACCTTTTAGCTcgtgaattatttttgtttgtttgaggtggggtctcacccctgcccgggctggagtgcagtggtgtgatcacagctcactgcagcctcatcttcctgggtttaagtgattcccccgcctcagGCTTTTGAGCAAATGGGACCACAGACGTGTGTgctaccatgactggctaatttttttgtttttcttggtaatttttgtagaaacaggttcataattgtgttgcccaggctggtcttaaactcccgggctcaggctGTCCTtcactctcagcctcccaaagtgctgagagtacaggcatgagccactgtgcctagttcATGAAGTCTTTAGcagaaaaattaattgaaattcaGGATCAGATTTTTGTTTATACACATTTTGAAGATTTATGTGTAGTAATGGGAAGCCATTGATGGGGAAAATCACATTTATATGTGATTTTTCAAAAGGAGATAATTTGCTTTAATGTGATCAAGTTTGTTCCTCATTAATATGCTGCTTGTCGTTGTCTGTAAGTCCCTCTTCTCTCTTCACTCTGCACAAATCCTGTTtttgaaaatcatattttttctacACATAGGGAGAAGAGAAGTTTACCTTTATTGAGAAATGTAACAACCCTCGTTCTGTCACATTATTGATCAAAGGACCAAATAAGCACACACTCACTCAGATCAAAGATGCAGTGAGGGATGGCTTGAGGGCTGTCAAAAATGCTATTGATGATGGTAAGATCCTCACtgtatttcaattcttttatattttgctggTCTGAAAGGCATGGCTGAATACTGTGTTGTTTTATCAGTAGGTTACACAGCCAGACACCATGCAAAAGCAGTCTTCCCTTTAGAATGACTGATGGCATGCTAAGGTTTTTCATAGCGTATCATTATTAAAGgtgaatacaaataaatgaactaaTACTGATCTGTTGAAAGCTGCCAGTGGCTAGTGAAGCCATTCTGGTTGAACCATTCTCCTATTTGATATGTTAGTCGCTTGTATTTTGTCATAGTAAATTTGTAAGAAATTAATGGCTTTCATATGTATATTTGTTATTCATAATTAGTTCTGcaattttcttagcatttttccttttcccccatCCAACAGGCTGTGTGGTTCCAGGTGCTGGTGCCGTGGAAGTGGCAATGGCAGAAGCCCTGATTAAACATAAGCCCAGTGTAAAGGGCAGGGCACAGCTTGGAGTCCAAGCATTTGCTGATGCATTGCTCATTATTCCCAAGGTGTGCACACTTTTAACAGTCAATCTTCCAAAAGATTCAGCTGATCAAACCTTTTTGATAATGTAGGCTTTATTCATAATGTGGATTTTGGATATGCAAGTTTGATCAGTTTTCTTCCTGACTCTAGAACAGGTATTCCTCATCATCCAGATGTATTTGGTTTCTCTGGGAGGCCTGAATAGCTGACGTTGCAGATGGCAAGAGATAACCTGTAGTTTAATATTTGCAGTATTAGGGGTTATACTTGAGTACAAActtgctttttgcttttgttttaaactgATCCTCATTTTCTATTATATACTAATTTTGATGTATAATTTATGACTGGTGTATTGCTGCTGGATTTGGGGTAGATGAGAGAGTTGATCAGTAACTTGTGTCTGGTATTCTCTGAAGGGAACATAAATGTTCTGTCTTTAtgcaatgagttttttttttttgagacggagttttgttcttgttgcccaggctggagtgcagtggtgcaatctcagctcactgcagcctcagcctctcgagtagctgggattacaggcacctgccaccacacgcagctaggtttttttttgtatttttagtagagatggggtttcaccatgttggccaggctggtctcaaactcctgacctcaggtgatccaccttccacagcctcccgaagtgctgggattacaggcgtgagccactgcaccaggccgagattttctttttcttttttttttttttttaactatcagTTATTAGTTCCTGTTTTCTCAAGAATTAAATTTCTTTACTTTAGGTTCTTGCTCAGAACTCTGGTTTTGACCTTCAGGAAACATTAGTTAAAATTCAAGCAGAACATTCAGAATCAGGTCAGCTTGTGGGTGTGGACCTGAACACAGGTAAGAAAATGCAACTGTTGTAGAGGGAAAACTAGATGTAATACGTGTGGGTTGAAGCCAGGaaagattaaaaatgttttgctttggAGTTTGACACCAGTACTATTAGGGAACTCTGGGTTCTAAAATGGGATAAAATAGGATATTAATAAAACATGGAATGACTAGGTATAATTAAGGGACTAGAGTAGACATGAGTAATTTGGGGATACAATTTTGGAGATGTTGAGTGGTGGTAGATGGTTCAGATTAATGTTGAAGGATTTTCATACTGCATTTGCCTCACTCAGTTTTTAATCAAGTACTATGATAAGAAAATAGATGTGGTGATTATATTCATGGGTGAAAACCAGCTAAAGATAGCAAATAATGCCAGAAAAGGGGATCTAGAAATCTAGTGAAATGGTGACAGCCCTGATCTTAGGTTCCTgtaacaaaacaacacaaattaagTACAAAGTAGGAGATAACAGGTACATCCATGTAGTATGTGCAAGACCTATTGTTGTGAACGTTATTATTTAATAGAAAAGGTTTCTGCAATGAGGGAAATGATGAGTCCATTTTAGCCAGATTATAGTTGAAGTGCTATACTTCAGTATGAGTAAACAGAAATGTATCCAGAAGAAGTTCAGGACTTCTAAGTCAGACACTCATCAAATATTGTAAACGGGGGTCATGGTTTAGAGTAGAAAATTGGGCTAACAGAGAAGCTTTGAATTCTCATAGTTAATACTGGAGGAAATGAGTCATCAGTGATAAGCAAAGCTGCACACAATATTGTTGGTTCTTACTGACTGAACTTATTTTAAGATTTGGTTGCCTTTTAGGTGAGCCAATGGTAGCAGCAGAAGTAGGCGTATGGGATAACTATTGTGTAAAGAAACAGCTTCTTCACTCCTGGTaagtttgggaaaatgaaaactaaactgTTAAGAGAATCATACTTTTTTCATTTGGTGTTCTCTGTTTAGTTGCTCCTTTCTCCCCGTAAATAATGTAATCAGCTGAAAGTATGGAAACTGAACTAGCCCTCTGATGTGtagaggggaagggggaaattTAATTGGATGTAATGTGTGCAGCTTGGTTGGAAGTGGGAAGTTGAGTCGAATTAGGGCTCCTAATCATCAGCCATCTTATTTTTGTTCCCCTTTCAGCACTGTGATTGCCACCAACATTCTCTTGGTTGATGAGATCATGCGAGCTGGAATGTCTTCTCTGAAAGGTTGAATTGAAGCTTCCTCTGTATCTGAATCTTGAAGACTGCAAAGTGATCCTGAGGAATACAGCTGTGGAATTTTCATCTAAGCTTCCAATAATTTTCAAAGGAATTTTCCCATATGAAAAAAGGAGAGAACGCTGGCATCTGTTGAAATTCGGAAGTTCTGaaattacagtatttttaaaaattgcactgAAGTGTATACACATAA is part of the Nomascus leucogenys isolate Asia chromosome 17, Asia_NLE_v1, whole genome shotgun sequence genome and encodes:
- the CCT6A gene encoding T-complex protein 1 subunit zeta codes for the protein MAAVKTLNPKAEVARAQAALAVNISAARGLQDVLRTNLGPKGTMKMLVSGAGDIKLTKDGNVLLHEMQIQHPTASLIAKVATAQDDITGDGTTSNVLIIGELLKQADLYISEGLHPRIITEGFEAAKEKALQFLEEVKVSREMDRETLIDVARTSLRTKVHAELADVLTEAVVDSILAIKKQDEPIDLFMIEIMEMKHKSETDTSLIRGLVLDHGARHPDMKKRVEDAYILTCNVSLEYEKTEVNSGFFYKSAEEREKLVKAERKFIEDRVKKIIELKRKVCGDSDKGFVVINQKGIDPFSLDALSKEGIVALRRAKRRNMERLTLACGGVALNSFDDLSPDCLGHAGLVYEYTLGEEKFTFIEKCNNPRSVTLLIKGPNKHTLTQIKDAVRDGLRAVKNAIDDGCVVPGAGAVEVAMAEALIKHKPSVKGRAQLGVQAFADALLIIPKVLAQNSGFDLQETLVKIQAEHSESGQLVGVDLNTGEPMVAAEVGVWDNYCVKKQLLHSCTVIATNILLVDEIMRAGMSSLKG